atatatttgaaaatgtataagaacatccaaaatattttaatacattttaaaattctattgtttaacagtgcaattaaaactgattaattatgactattttttaatcttgtgattaattgcaattatttttaattgtttgacagtccttataataaaaatgttgtaCTGATGCTCTTATCGTACAAATATAAAGGGTTTTAGatagctccccccccccgggcctcaCTGTGCATTAAAACTTTGCTGTCTGTTCCCCTACCTGTGAATAAAGGGGGTAAGCTGGAGGGAGACACATTTTTGTCACAAGATTAGATTTACATTGTAtctgagaaattttaaaatagtaatcTCGTAATCCTCCTTCCATGCTAGATGAGCTTTTGGGGGTAGCAGATGACTGTATGTCAAACctaattttctgtttcatttcaaACCCCCACAATGCAGCATCATGTAGCATCCAGGATGGTAAACTCCCCAGCAATGAAGGTGAATTACATTTCCCAGAAAGTCCCGAACATTTCTATCAAAACAACCAGTGAGTAGATGCAAGCATTCCTTTTTCAGAAGCTACATGCAATGATGTTGCAGCTGTAGTTTGTTGTTTGATTGCAAACAAGAACTCATCCAGTTTGTGTCATTGCAGGTTGTGTGTGTGGACTCTGCTGGTCCCGGAAGGAATGCATATACTTCTTAATTTCTCCCACTTTGATGTGGAGTCAGACATGTTCTGTAACTATGATTCTTTGTCAGTGTATTCAAAAGATGACAGACTTGTTGGTGAGTTGCTTTTCAGTGattctgtgaaatattttcatAGAGTCCTTCaatgttgtttaaaaatgtaatagaaacTGGATCCACTGCTTTCAGGCTGTGTGTGTTGTCACTGATCACACTGACCTCATGCTTGCAAGTTGCATGTCATGTGTCCCTCTAGGAGCTTGGCCACTTGATGCTAGCAGTTTACTATTTCCGCTAGCTAATGGAGTTACCCTTTAACTTCAAGTGGTAGAGGCTTGTGTTTTCGTAAGAAAGGGCCGTGGTTGAAAGCCTGCTGACAGCTCATGCAGGAGTGAGTGATATTATCCACTTACTACAATTTATTGGGGAAAAGTGTTTGGAGGAGAAACTGAAGGTTCAGTGAAATGATAATGGGCCAGCACAGAGGATGTTAGTTTTTCGCTTTTGGGCTTTTTCAGCTGTAAAAGCTTTTGGACTTTTGAAAAGCCCAAACTGAGGGACTGTAAGAATTCTAGTTATTTgtacttttgaattttttttttaaataaccaaatACTGTAGCTGAGGTTTTATTATTTTGATATGTATACATTTTCTCAACCAACTTTACTACAGTTTTTTAAAGATGATTGTTCTCTAATAATAAATACGTAATTTGCAGGGAGATTCTGTGGGGTTGACTCTCCGCTACCCATTTTGCTCAGCTCCAATGGTATAAAGCTGAAATTTGTCTCTGATAACAAGGCTTCTGGAACTGGATTTTCAATGGTGTATAGAGCTCTTTCACCAGATGCTCTTCCTGGTAAGTGTTAGTGCTGTGTATATCCTCCCTGtcaatttgttatataaaatccATTGTATTCTTGAAGTTAGCTGTTCTGAGGCCTAAGGTTGCATTGTCAGGCACATGGCCTGAGAAAGTGGGGATGGATCTTGATTAAGTTCAGTCTGAGGCTTGGTTTGAGGCTGAAAAAGCATTAGCATAAAGGATGAAGGTGTGTGAGTGCTCTTTCTAAGCAGATGATGGGATGGAGAGGACAAGGGAACTAACTGCAAATGGGACTATCAGGGGGCTGTCCTGAAAAACCCTATTGCTATAAGGAATCAGGAGATTGTCTCAGtgagagcccccacccccctgtaATATCCTCCCCACCAAGTGGGATCACATCCTGTTCCCTACAACACAGGGGTGTTCTAAggcttatttaattaattaatgtttataaagagaCAGAGATCCTCAGGCGAAAGATGCTACAAAGGATCCTGGGTCCAATCACTCCTTCCTAGGAGGGAGTCCAAGGGAGACTGCTAAGTAGGAGGAAATGTTTTTGGGTGGGGTTTGTTTTCCCCATGGAACAGGTCCCAGGGCCAGCCTCCAAATCTGGAAGATTCCCTGATCAAGCAGAGAGAGGCCTTTTGTCTCTGACTGTTTTGTTTCATTCCTTGGCAGAGTGATTCCTTTTTAAAGGCTTCTGCAACTGTGTGGCAACTGCCTCCAGCACTCCTCTCAAAGGAGATTGCCATTTGGAGGAAGCACATCCACTGGCCATGTTACCTTTCCAACCTAATCTCCGAAGGGTATAGGGGGAGGCAAAGTACAGCTCCCTGGCCTTTTCTTGTCACACTCCTTCTGCTGTGGCTCTACACAGATCCCAGTTACTGCAGAGTGCTCTCTGCAGATTTGGGAGAAGTATGTTACTGCAGTGGGCTGGCTCTCTCTTccatgtgggagggggaggatctGAGGGGAGAGGGTCCCCTCTGTGCATGGATCACAGTAATGGGCCAaatcattttccctttctttttctgtatttcatCTGTGAGAACACTGCTTGGGAGCTGTTCTGGATTTGAATTTAATGGATGGACAATTAATAGGAAAACACTTGCttccctttgatatattttttttttcctgtgtgtttctAGATTCTGGCTGCGGGTCCTTAGCTGTCCTCTTTGAAGGAGGAGTGATACAAAGTATGAACTATCCTGAGCCCTACAACAATCTGGCAGACTGTCACTGGATTATTCATGCTCCAGAGAACCATGTAATCAAGGTACAGTGCAGGAAGGGCTTACACCTTTCATTCTGTGTAGATAATTTCTTTTGGAAAGAAATAAGTTGTATACTAAGTGTTGGCAACAAACGCTTACTTTAGTTAGCACCTTCAATTCTTGTGTAGTGCTGCTGGGTCCAGTGCATGGCTGTTGCGTTCAATCCAAAAAACAGCTGTATTCTCGTATTTCAGATTTGTTAGAACTGTAACAAAGTTTGGAATCATTTAGACTTGGGCTTTTGGCTTGGCCCACTGGCACTAGTTGCAAATTGTGGATCTGGATCTAGGTCTAAACTCCAATTTCTCCAAAGTTTTGGGGATGTTTGAATTGGGTGTTTTGGTTCATTACTAACgtaaattaaaattatatttctctCATTAGCTATAAACATAATGATTTTCCTCCTATTAGCCTTTTGTTGAAGATAAAACAAAGAATCAGTTTAATATTGCATACACCTTCTATcaggagacttgtggcacctgagagactaacaaatttatttgagcataagctatcatgagctacagctcacttcatcagaatgcatctgatcaagtgagctgtagctcacgaaagcttatgctcaaataaatttgttagtctctaaggtgccacaagtactccttttctttttgcaaatatagactaacatggctctgaaacctatcagggGACTGTATCCTGTCCTTAGAGGAGCATGACCTAGGGTATTAAAGATCTGTAATAGGTCTTCCCATCTCTTAATACTAGCTCTATAATCCtaattctttcctttttctttttaagcttaCATATGAGTATTTTGAAATAGAGGAAAATGAAGACTGCTCCTATGACTCTGTAACAGCGTATGACCAGCATATTTATGGACCAGCGTATGAGGATGTGACAAGAGAGGAAGAAATAGGTTTGTTTTTTGATTTTCAAaacaggtcattgattcagaCCTGGCTTCTGTTGTTCTCATTTTGCATCTCCAAACACTATAATTTAGCAAGTAAAAACTTGACTTTACCTGTAAAGTAAAGTAACAAATCAAAAAAGAGTAATTCCCCTTTACTACCACTAGATGCTGAAATGAATAGTATTCTCAGTACAGTACACACTGACACTTTTCACCACTGATCCTTTTCAGAGATAAGATAGAGAAACATATCTACATCATTAATATCTTGGGTATTTAAATTGTATCCTAAATGCAATGCTTAGGAAATACTGCCAGATACGTGTTTTGCACCACAGGTGTTTGACACATTGATTATACAAAACATCTCAGGTGACCTGAGTTCAGTTTGCTTTTCAGGGGCTTGTTCTTCTTCCCTATTCCTGTTGAACATTGGTgtaactctcattaacttcactAGAATTACTTCAGGTTTATGGCAATGTACCAATAAGTTAGAGGAGAATGGGGCCCAAGGACTTGTTCCTTGGTTTGTCAAGGGCTTGGAATACATAATAGGCCCAATTCATCCCTGTGCTGGTGCTAGTGTTGGAGCAAAGACACAGGGGAGATAGCTTGTGCCTCCCTTTATTCAGGGACTGCCGGGACCAGTTGGGCCCTTAGTGGTCTAAGGAAGCTGTCAGAACTGCCTTAACTTGCACCTCCAGCAATGGTTACTACAGGCTTGTGCAGGAGTACAGGACTGCCATGGCCAATGCCTTGCCACTCCAGCCTGTCTCGTGCTTGGGATTGGGCGGAGAGGGATTCCTGCACTGGGGATATTTCCCAGAGGAGTCCTATGGTTACTTTCAGCCCCCTTTGTGGCAGCATAGCAAGGCTGAATTCACCTGTAGGCTTTGATTACTCTTTACTGACCAAAATTGGCTTTGTTTGGAGGAATCTGAAAGCCCCTGGAGAATGTAGTTGTGCTATTGGGAGCAACTTTGTGCCTTGGAAGGTAACAgtagcttttttgagatgagaaggTGAGAGGAAAGGGAACATCGGACACCTAATGGTGTGGTACCATTTGTAAACTACAAACTGTATTCATTTTTTGTAATAACTTGGTCAGTTAATGACAGTGGGATGCTTGGATGATGCAAGGAAAGCCAAATCTCCAATGTATTCCTCCCACAGTTGTGAAACATGATGAAAAGGACACAAATATCCACAACAGAGCTGGCAGATATAAATCTATGAATGAATGCTCCACAAATCCTCATCTTGACAGCTGAGGTTAGACATGGACCAGATCTAATTATCCTGAGACATGGGAGGGGATCTGAAAACCTAAACCCAAAAttgaattttgcaaatggctTCTATATTTATGGACCAAAGTCCTGGATCCAAACTCCTTGGATTTTTGGCAAGTTTGGAATTTGGATTGAAATATTGCTGCTGAGTTCCACGAGAGCTCATTCTAAAATATACAAAACCAGGTTTCTTTCCAATCATGTCCGTGTTTTGAGAAAAGTGTGCTTCTCCTTTCCAccttccccttttcttttgttGCCAGTAAAAGTTATAATAGAATTATATATAATCATTTGTAAATCTTGGGTCTGTCTTTAGCTAGGTCTTGTGGGTTTGCTGTCCCAGCGCCTGTTTTGAGCACCTCTAGCATGATGCTGATCATCTTTCATTCAGATGAAACTGAGACCTTTGGGGGATTCCAAGCCACGTTCTCCTTCATTCATGTAGCAGGTAAAAGAGTTGAAACATAGTGTATACGTGGCAGCCTGTTTTGccttgggggcagcagggggctctgcagtGAATCTTGGTATTTCACCTGGTTTTGCTCTGGGTAAGTCTCCTGGTAAAAATGTAACTGAAGATTTCTGTCATCAGACGTTGTTCCCCGTAGATAGATTACTAAAATCACAAGAAATTACTAGCTTGCCTCTGTGACAGAACCAAGAGTAACTTCATTTGAGATACACTAATATGCTATTTTCACTTGCTAGATTTAAATATATCAGATTCTAACAATGAAGTAGCAGTTCCTGAGGGTCTAGACACCACCACAGAAATTCCAGGTAAATCAGCCTGTGATACGCCTTCTTCGGTGGGAATGTGGTACAATTTgcgcagggggaggggagaagaatggCTTATGATTGTACCTTGAGTTGCTCCAAGATGCTCCAGTTGAGAAGAGCTAAAGAAATAAAGGTGTAAAGAATAAAGAGTTGGCTTTAGAGTAGTAGGCCCTGATTGTCTggtgcctgcaccttgtgcactcACTTACACCAGTAGAATGTGGGTTTAAAATGCTACTATTTTGATTTGgtaacattttgcaaaaactCACTTTGTAAATGGTAACACCAGGCACTGGAGAATCATGCCTGTACTTTTAGAAATTGTCTTTTCACCCCTAAAGGTTTATAGAGTGGGGTGAGTCCACAATATACTATAGACCTAAGGCTAATTCATTGTACTGTAGATGATCTTACTCTTCTGAATAGGCTCTTTTTCTGCAACAAGCATCTTCTCTTGGTAGTGATGTGTCTACACATTTTGAtgcgttgcagtgggggaggtttagggttAGGAAAAGGGTTGCTGAGGTAGGCTACCTTCACAGTAAATGCAGTCAAGCAAATGTAAACTCTTTCCCCCAACCGAAAACTGAACTCTCCTTGAGTATATAAACCCTTTATGTTCCATATTAACAGATGACATCTGTGGAGTGCCTTCAAATCAGCCCAGGTTTCTCTTCAGTAGGATAATGGGTGGTGAGGAAGCTGTGCCCTTCTCATGGCCTTGGCAGGTCAGCATACAGATTTCAGCTGAGCACATCTGTGGAGGAGCAGCTCTTACCAAAGAGTGGGTTGTCACAGCTGCTCACTGCTTTACTTATAAGTAGGTACACATGGAAAGAAGATACTATAAGATTTCTGGAGGGAGTTCTTTATCACAAAATGTCATGTACTGTACAATGTGATGTATGTGTTTTGACTTAGTTCTATTAGATTGGTGTAAAGCATGGGCAGGTAACATCTTCTCATACAATTAATTTGACACATAAGGGGATACTGACAAGATTTATAGTCCCCAAATCTGTCAGCCctggggaattccttcctgattgTCCTGTTCCTCTCCATAGcatgagctgccagggcccatcCACAAATCCAGAAGATCCTTCAGAATCTGTTTAGATCCTGGGAGATCAACAGGAGGCCTGGTCTATCTTCCCAGAGGCTTGTGATAGGTTTGTCATTATTAAGAAGCTCATAAACCCACAGATCCTACCCCTTGTTACTGGGATTGGGGAGGACACTTTTATGGAAGGAGTTAATCATGGAcgttggcagcagcagcagctccctctaaaaatatttttttccaaaaagtacTATAACTCTTGAGTATTTTCTAGATCATTTGTAATGAGTATTATATGAATGTGTTCATTTTGTACTTTAATGAAAAGCAGATATAAAGATCTTTCTGTTCTTACTATTGGGTTTTCTTTCCACAGCCAGGGCTCTCTTTCTGCAAGAGCTTCTTCTCCCAGGGTTGACCCTAGAAATTCTGGtccattttcaaataattttgagattatcttttaaaatcagaggtcaaattttcagaagtcttaagtcCCGTTTTGAGAAGCGACTCAGGCATTTAGGGTCCTAAACCCCCCTGATTTGTTTTCAAAGGAACTTAAGCTCTGAACTGCCTAAGACGcttctgaaaatgggatgtaGGTGGCTTTGGAAATTCTACCCCAGGTGTCCTGcttttgctgtattttaaaaaaagaaaagaaaagaaaagaaacctatGATAACTGTGGTCAGAGGGAAATTCTACATTGCATGATCTCATCACATCAGAATCTTTATATGACCTCGGGTGGTTCTGCATTAATTCATTTTTGTCTCAACAGAAAGAGAAACAACTAAAGGATATGACattttttctgttgtgttttgaTCTGTGATTCTgttaatcattttttatttttttaacgaaaAACTGACGTGAAACTAAAAAATTATGTTAAGTGTTGATTTGGTCCCTAGTATGTCTATGTCCTGCTGCTTCTCTAGATGCTTTGTATAAAAATCAGACCCTGCAAGCTCCTTCCTCCTGGCCCAAATAATATTTTTGCCTAATCACACTGCCAAGTTACAGGACTTGATTGTGCTGCTATTGAAGTTATTCCCGTTGATTTATGGGATAGGATTGGGCCTCTAAACTTAAATCTTAGATTGTTAAGGATTAATCATGCCAGAGATTGTTAGACAAACTTCATGGTGAGAAGAGCCCTGAGTATGTTCCTGCTTTCTTCTTTTTTAGGGAACAGTACAGGGATTTATGGATGGTGGTTGCTGGACTCCATGATATTACAGAGCAAGAGCACAGTCAGGTATGAATTAAACCTGGTTTGTACATTAAATACTTCTCCCTACCTGGTAGCATGGAGGATGCAGCAGATTGTTGAGTTGCTGTGCAAATATAAATGGAGGCTACACATGCGCACAAGGAAGTATAAGTGCCAGCACAGAACTCAGAGGTGAGCAGTAGTGAGCCCCAAACTCTGAGCACTGCTCCCAACTCACAAGTGTGAAGGGTGCAAAGGGGGCAGCGCATGGTGGAGGAATGGCTAAGCCACAACTGCTCCAGTATCTTAATTCTAAATCTTGTAAGACCTGGTGATCGTTACTAATACAAATGCTTTCCATTGTCACAGAACAGTGGCAGTTCAGTCAATGTGCTTCCCTTCCGCATCCCAGTCTGCTGACTTTAGTTCCTGAATGTCCTACGTGTGTATCTCTTACCTATCATGACAAAACTGCTGCTTTCCAGCAGTTAATCATCAATAAGGCTaaattttagtcatgggtatttttagtaaaagtcatggacagtaaACAAATTCATGGCCTGTCACTTGTCCaagacttttactatatacctctaactaaaacttgggccaggggactgtgggtgcttggggggggcaggatgaggatgctgggggggtggtctgggaCCCCTGTTGGTGCTGGGAGGGGCAGCcaagggctctgtgcactgctcctgccacaagtgctggctccgcagctcccattggctgggaatttcagccaatgggagctgcaggggtggtgcctgcgggcacaggcagcatgcggagcccccctGGCCacactgcctaggagctgcagggacatactgttgggagctggggagcccccccccccagtaagtgctgccccacaccccaacccctcacccagccctgagccccctcccacacccaaactgctaCTGCTGGCCTAGGACCTGCCCAGCTCAggcagcccagagccagcaccgGCCACtgcagaggtcatggaaagtcacagaatccatgacttgcAGAATCCATGCTCTGTGACAGACACGCAGCCTTAATCATTAATAATCTTGGTGGTTCTTCATGCACCATCCCCAGAGCTCCAGGCACATTCATAAAACTGGAATGCTTTAAAGCACCAGGCTTCCAGCTCATTCGATGAATTGCCATGTCTTCCCTTTTCTAGAGAAGATCAGTGAAGCAGTACATTATTCATCAAGATTTTAATGAGATCACTATGGATTCCGATATTGCATTATTGCAATTGACTGAGCCCCTGGAGTTTAATCACTACGTGCGTCCAGTGTGCCTGCCTGAGAAGGATGAGGTGGTTCAGCCTTCTAGGGTGTGCACCACCACAGGGTGGGGTACTCATAATGAAGGTATGCAAGTTTTTTCACTTTATGGGGCTGTGCATACTGCAGATGTATTTTAACAAACACTATAGGGCACATGAGAAAGTGAATCGTATCTTTCTTTGGCTCCTAGAAAATTAATTTGTTAATTGGGATCTATTCTTGATTACATAGAGGGCGAGGTGTGCATGGGGCATGGTAGCAATCAGATCTATTAAAATGTGGTACAGTCTGCAGAGGGGGAGTACTGGAAACATGGTCACTTGAACATTTAAAGATAGGACAAAGCATGAGAAAATGTCTAGTAGAGAGCAATCCTGCATTGTCAGGAGGAAGGGAATGGTGATCCCATGGGTATTTTTCAGCTCTCATGTCTGACACTGGCAGGAGGTAGGTGTATATCAGTGTTCATCAGCAAAAACACAGACCTGTGATTTTAAGATATTTTTCACTTCAAGACAGAGAAAAGTCCAGTAAACTTCAGCAATTGGAAGTCCCAATCCTAGTCTCAGAGGCATGTCAGAACTACTATGTAAACCATCCCGGCAAGGTGACCCAGCGGATGCTCTGTGCTGGATTCCCTTTGGAGGAGGGAAAGGACTCGTGCACAGTAAGTTAACACAAAGTGCCACTATTGTGCTTATCAGGGAACTGCAGAGATCTTTGATTCTGAAATAGGGAGTGCTGAGATGTTTCACTGTGGACAAAAGTTACTTACCTGGTACATTGTGAAACAATTTGTCATTCCAACAGTGCCATCAGCTGTTCATattacacacccacccacacaccacaaaaaTGGCACATCTTGAGCCTATGATAAAAAAGAAGGATGAAAAGAAATGAGTTAAGTATGAATCAAACACATAATGAGTCAAGGTTGTCATGGCAGCACATTGAAAAGGCAATGTTAATTTGTAACATAAACTATTTTCTCTTACAATGTAGGGTGACTCAGGTGGACCATTAGTTTGTCCTTCAGAAGAGTCAGGATTTTACACTCTGAGTGGACTAATAAGCTGGGGCTTTGGTTGTGGAAGGAAAAACTACCCAGGAGTATATACAAACATTGCTGTTTTCATTGACTGGATCAATCACTATATTAACAATACTGGTATGTATGGAAAGCGACTGTGTTTGCTTTAGGTGCCCAGCCTGAGGCACACTAAAAGGGCCTAATCCTTTTCAGAGGGCAGGTCCTTAACGCTTTCTGAATGGTAGGCCCCTTTAacatgtctcaagttgggcacctgggaatggaggcacccaaaatcagtagtcacttttgaaagtctcagcCTTGACCCTTCATCATATATTGGGGTGGCCAAACGACAGCTtgtgagccacatgtggctcttttactgATAAAGTGCAGCTCATGgagccctccaccccaccccattctccaTCTACCAGACTTGTGGGGGAGAGAGCTCTGAGCATCTGCCTTGCGGGAGGGTGAtggggtctcagggcttctgcccagcaggagggAGGGCTCTCAGGTCTTCTGCTATGCGGGCCATGTCTGCCGGGGCTCTggacttcagccctgctcctgctgaagctctGATCCCCAAGACCCTCCCCTTTAGCCCAGGCAAGCactccctgcagggctgaagccctgagccctggcaggcgcgcctagctctcaaacttctgaagattattgtatgcagctcggagggtcagtaagtttcgGCCCGTCATATATTATTATTCCTACCTTTGATTGCATTTCTTCAGGTCAGTAGTGTGTTTGCttaatttgctttgcttttccgATTTTTCGAAATAAAATGACACTAGATAACAAAACAATTTCAGTGCCATCTCCATTTATTCCAGTGTATGGACGTGTAGTCTTGACAGGTTAGTTGAGAACCCTTGAAAGTTATCACCAGGGAatcttttaaaagtttttccaGTTGTCATTTTTCTAGATCTATTCAATTTCATACTATAAAGCTCAACAGACCAGTTCTAACAGGCCTTATTGTAGTGCACCCCCAAAGCACTAAATACAAACTTAGCATATAAATCTGGCAAGAAAAGCAGATTTCTCCCCTGTCAGTAGGGTTCCAGCGGTGTAACTGTTGGCAGAATTTGACTTATAGTGTGTTAATCTGTCTGAACACGTTCCCATACAGTAAAGGCCAAATTCCAAACTCATTGATGGTCATCTGAATCTAGTTTCAGTTAAGTTACCCATTCTTTAACGTGTATTTTTGGGGCAGTCACACATTACAGGTTAACATAATTTCAGAAATTGGCAGGTATTAGAAGGAAGATAAGAGAGGGAgggaatgaaatgaaatgaatgtGACGCTTGTCAGTCACGTCACTCAATGAACTATTGGAAGGTGCTCAAATATGACAGTGATGAGGGTCATGTAAGAACCTGTACTGACTAGAATAAAAAGGCTAGTTTTCAGGAGCTCCCACAGAGGGCAATGAGAATTTTACCATCAACTTTGATGGGAATAGAATCAAGCTCCAGCTTTTTCAATTTGAGATCTGTTTTTCAGGTATGGAAGACATAATTGTTACAGTACTGGTGGTTTTGCTTTCTATTCATGAATTGAGTGGGATGGTATCTCTTTAAAACATACCGTGGCCGCCTTTCTGGGCCAAAttgtcagctggtataaattggagCAAGTTTGTTGACTTCAGCATAGGAGTGatgatttgtaccagctgaggatctggctgcaGATGTCTAAACTTGTAGTGATAGTCACTACAGCAAGGAAGCTGAATTAGAATGCAGAATAATCCAGTTCTCTGCACCATGGGGTGACTTTTTTTAGCAGCAATTTTTAAACTTTGCAATACTTCTGCTAGTTAAGATAATTTAACATTAATTTCCAGCGTTGGTAACACATTTAACTACAGAAATTCTTGCTGAGGGCTTGTTGACATAAAATATAATCAGTATAGAGATAATGCAACAGCTTTGCTCTCTGTGCTGTTCACTAATATGAGTGCATTGCTACCATATGCAGGCAAGGTTCAAGGATTTCCAAACTACTCAAACTTTCAAGACAACAGCTAAATTCGGTGAAGATCTGGTACCTCGCATCATCTGCTCCAGCAGTTCTGCCTTCACAATGAAATTCTCCATGGCCTCTAGCGACCTTACTTCTGTGACTTCTGGGTGGCTTACAGTTTTCCAAGTAAAGATTAAAATTCCTTTGAATGCAGCTTTTGGACATAAAGCTCCTCATTTTGTATTTAGAAAACTCAGTGGATCTGTAAGATAAGGGATGCGTTTCATGGGCACATATTCATTTTAATCCCTTGCACCTTTTTAATAATATCAACATCCTGTACATTTAgcagagttgttttgtttttttggtacatTTTACTGAGTCTGATTTGCCTTTCACttgtttacaccagtttaactccatTGATTGCAATGATTCTCATCAGtttaagtgaaaggagaatcaggtccattgtgTCTGGCTTTGAAACTACAGTTTATGAATTGTTGATAGAGGGCTCTAAATCCATCATAGTCATCTATTAGTTTCTGTTAGGCTGCCCTCTTTAGTAGTGTCTCAGTCAGCAATGGACATGTTGACTGAAAGGACTGAGAAAGAACtgtaggatttggcccaatatttttatatgtaatatcTGACCGTATAATAAAAATAGTTATGCACTGAAAATGGCTGCATGAACTTTTGTAGAGTCTAATTGCTTGGGGGGTTAGGACTCCATTatggttcatagattccaaggccagaagggaccattgtgatcatagaaccatagaatatcagggttggaagggacctcaggaggtcatctagtccaaccccctgctcaaagcaggaccaatccccaactaaatcatcccagccagggctttgtcaagcctgaccgtaaaaacttccaaggaaggagattccaccacctccctaggtaacgcattccagtgtttcaccaccctcctagtgaaaatttttttcctaatgtccaacctaaacctcccccaccttgtcatcttgtctgacctcctgtaaacacaggccatggaacttccccaaaataactcttagataatatcttttagaaaaagcatccaattgtgattttaaaattgtcagtgatggagaatccattgatgccattggtaaattgttccactggctacttactctcaccattaaaaaattatgccttatttccagtctaaatgtGTCAAacatcaacttccagccattggatcacgttACAACTTTCTcttctagactgaagagcctgttgTTAAACGTTTATTCCCCTGTAGATACTTGTagcctgtaatcaagtcaccc
This DNA window, taken from Dermochelys coriacea isolate rDerCor1 chromosome 6, rDerCor1.pri.v4, whole genome shotgun sequence, encodes the following:
- the OVCH2 gene encoding ovochymase-2 isoform X1, whose product is MPVALGELLLFMLGIVCLREGNSMPLRLQKDSRCGHKPHEMKPWNNFNLLTRIVGGNQVKQGSHPWQVSLKRWQRHFCGGTIVSAQWVVTAAHCVLDRHLHDYLNITAGEHDLSLVEEGEQTLPVKAIIKHPNFNPKRPMNYDIALVKLDGAFNFSSSVLPACLPDVGEKFDPGDVCTTCGWGRLKENGILPQVLHEVDLPIIDNKECSRALSTLWNPIQGDTLMCAGFPDGGKDACQGDSGGPLLCRRKHGAWTLAGVTSWGMGCARSWNDNMRKKYDQRGSPGVFTDLRKVLSWIQENVNTDLKMKSSTASCSIQDGKLPSNEGELHFPESPEHFYQNNQLCVWTLLVPEGMHILLNFSHFDVESDMFCNYDSLSVYSKDDRLVGRFCGVDSPLPILLSSNGIKLKFVSDNKASGTGFSMVYRALSPDALPDSGCGSLAVLFEGGVIQSMNYPEPYNNLADCHWIIHAPENHVIKLTYEYFEIEENEDCSYDSVTAYDQHIYGPAYEDVTREEEIARSCGFAVPAPVLSTSSMMLIIFHSDETETFGGFQATFSFIHVADLNISDSNNEVAVPEGLDTTTEIPDDICGVPSNQPRFLFSRIMGGEEAVPFSWPWQVSIQISAEHICGGAALTKEWVVTAAHCFTYKEQYRDLWMVVAGLHDITEQEHSQRRSVKQYIIHQDFNEITMDSDIALLQLTEPLEFNHYVRPVCLPEKDEVVQPSRVCTTTGWGTHNEDREKSSKLQQLEVPILVSEACQNYYVNHPGKVTQRMLCAGFPLEEGKDSCTGDSGGPLVCPSEESGFYTLSGLISWGFGCGRKNYPGVYTNIAVFIDWINHYINNTGKVQGFPNYSNFQDNS
- the OVCH2 gene encoding ovochymase-2 isoform X2, with product MPVALGELLLFMLGIVCLREGNSMPLRLQKDSRCGHKPHEMKPWNNFNLLTRIVGGNQVKQGSHPWQVSLKRWQRHFCGGTIVSAQWVVTAAHCVLDRHLHDYLNITAGEHDLSLVEEGEQTLPVKAIIKHPNFNPKRPMNYDIALVKLDGAFNFSSSVLPACLPDVGEKFDPGDVCTTCGWGRLKENGILPQVLHEVDLPIIDNKECSRALSTLWNPIQGDTLMCAGFPDGGKDACQGDSGGPLLCRRKHGAWTLAGVTSWGMGCARSWNDNMRKKYDQRGSPGVFTDLRKVLSWIQENVNTDLKMKSSTASCSIQDGKLPSNEGELHFPESPEHFYQNNQLCVWTLLVPEGMHILLNFSHFDVESDMFCNYDSLSVYSKDDRLVGRFCGVDSPLPILLSSNGIKLKFVSDNKASGTGFSMVYRALSPDALPDSGCGSLAVLFEGGVIQSMNYPEPYNNLADCHWIIHAPENHVIKLTYEYFEIEENEDCSYDSVTAYDQHIYGPAYEDVTREEEIARSCGFAVPAPVLSTSSMMLIIFHSDETETFGGFQATFSFIHVADLNISDSNNEVAVPEGLDTTTEIPDDICGVPSNQPRFLFSRIMGGEEAVPFSWPWQVSIQISAEHICGGAALTKEWVVTAAHCFTYKEQYRDLWMVVAGLHDITEQEHSQRRSVKQYIIHQDFNEITMDSDIALLQLTEPLEFNHYVRPVCLPEKDEVVQPSRVCTTTGWGTHNEDREKSSKLQQLEVPILVSEACQNYYVNHPGKVTQRMLCAGFPLEEGKDSCTCHQLFILHTHPHTTKMAHLEPMIKKKDEKK